One Streptomyces sp. CNQ-509 DNA window includes the following coding sequences:
- a CDS encoding D-alanine--D-alanine ligase family protein, with product MSSEHSYESQGRKPRVAVVFGGRSSEHGISVVTAGAVMAAIDRDKYEVLPIGITADGRWALTADDPARMAIADRQVPRVEELVDDEAEDGAVVLSADPGSREVVYAEPGQVPKALGEVDVVFPMLHGPYGEDGTLQGMLDLSGVPYVGSGVLASAVGMDKEYMKRVFVSYGLPVGPYVVIRPREWDQGAPGQEGAAARKKIVDFAADHGWPVFVKPARAGSSIGITKVGELGALEDALAEARRHDPKIIVEAAVEGREIECGVLEFEDGPRASVPAEIPPTTSHDFYDFEAKYIDSAAGIVPAPLTAEETAEVQRLAVAAFEACSCEGLVRADFFRTADGGFVINEINTMPGFTPISMYPRMWQESGVSYPELVDRLIQAALRRSTGLR from the coding sequence ATGAGCAGCGAGCACTCCTACGAAAGCCAGGGCCGCAAGCCGCGCGTCGCCGTCGTTTTCGGCGGACGCAGCTCCGAGCACGGCATCTCCGTCGTCACCGCGGGCGCCGTCATGGCCGCCATCGACCGGGACAAGTACGAGGTGCTGCCCATCGGCATCACCGCGGACGGCCGCTGGGCCCTCACCGCGGACGACCCCGCGCGGATGGCCATCGCCGACCGCCAGGTGCCGCGCGTGGAGGAACTGGTCGACGACGAGGCCGAGGACGGCGCCGTCGTGCTCTCCGCGGACCCCGGCAGCCGCGAGGTCGTCTACGCCGAGCCGGGGCAGGTGCCCAAGGCGCTCGGCGAGGTCGACGTCGTCTTCCCGATGCTGCACGGCCCGTACGGCGAGGACGGCACGCTGCAGGGCATGCTCGACCTCTCCGGTGTGCCGTACGTGGGCTCCGGGGTGCTGGCCTCCGCGGTCGGCATGGACAAGGAGTACATGAAGCGGGTCTTCGTCTCGTACGGGCTGCCGGTCGGCCCGTACGTCGTGATCCGGCCGCGCGAGTGGGACCAGGGCGCCCCCGGGCAGGAGGGCGCGGCGGCCCGCAAGAAGATCGTGGACTTCGCCGCCGACCACGGGTGGCCGGTGTTCGTGAAGCCGGCGCGGGCGGGTTCGTCCATCGGCATCACGAAGGTCGGCGAACTCGGCGCGCTGGAGGACGCGCTCGCCGAGGCGCGCCGGCACGACCCGAAGATCATCGTGGAGGCGGCGGTCGAGGGGCGCGAGATCGAGTGCGGCGTGCTGGAGTTCGAGGACGGGCCGCGGGCCAGCGTGCCCGCCGAGATCCCGCCGACCACCAGCCACGACTTCTACGACTTCGAGGCCAAGTACATCGACTCCGCCGCCGGGATCGTGCCGGCGCCGCTGACCGCGGAGGAGACCGCGGAGGTGCAGCGGCTGGCGGTCGCCGCGTTCGAGGCGTGCTCCTGCGAGGGGCTGGTGCGGGCGGACTTCTTCCGCACCGCCGACGGCGGCTTCGTGATCAACGAGATCAACACGATGCCCGGCTTCACCCCCATCTCGATGTACCCGCGGATGTGGCAGGAGTCCGGCGTGAGTTACCCGGAGCTGGTCGACCGGCTCATCCAGGCGGCGCTGCGCCGCTCGACGGGGCTGCGCTAG
- the thiD gene encoding bifunctional hydroxymethylpyrimidine kinase/phosphomethylpyrimidine kinase, with translation MAEPAGTEGPEGGGGGASAPPRVLTVAGSDSGGGAGIQADLKTMLALGVHGMSVVTAVTAQNSLGVQDSWTLPVAAVRGQFRSVVDDIGVQAVKTGMLAGAETVAAVAELLAGTPAPVVVDPVGVSTHGDRLLAAEALDTVRTRLLPVATVVTPNLAEVAWLTGIRVAGEADMRPAAAALLAYGPRWALVKGGHLPADEGAVDLLTDGTEEHWLRAPRIPVRHTHGTGCTLASAAAAYLARGRAVPEAVAAAKEYVTGAIAAGFPLGAGTGPVDHGWRRRGA, from the coding sequence GTGGCTGAGCCGGCGGGCACGGAGGGCCCGGAGGGCGGCGGGGGCGGCGCGAGCGCGCCGCCGCGGGTGCTCACCGTCGCCGGCTCCGACTCCGGCGGCGGCGCGGGCATCCAGGCCGACCTGAAGACGATGCTCGCGCTCGGCGTGCACGGCATGAGCGTCGTCACCGCCGTGACCGCGCAGAACTCGCTCGGGGTGCAGGACAGTTGGACGCTGCCGGTGGCCGCGGTGCGCGGCCAGTTCCGCAGCGTCGTCGACGACATCGGGGTCCAGGCCGTCAAGACCGGCATGCTCGCGGGTGCCGAGACGGTGGCGGCGGTCGCGGAGCTGCTGGCGGGGACGCCCGCGCCGGTCGTGGTCGACCCCGTGGGGGTCTCGACCCACGGCGACCGGCTGCTGGCGGCCGAGGCGCTGGACACGGTGCGGACCCGGCTGCTGCCGGTCGCGACCGTCGTCACCCCGAACCTGGCCGAGGTGGCGTGGCTGACCGGGATCCGGGTGGCGGGCGAGGCGGACATGCGGCCGGCGGCGGCGGCGCTGCTCGCGTACGGGCCGCGCTGGGCGCTGGTCAAGGGCGGCCATCTGCCGGCGGACGAGGGCGCGGTGGACCTGCTGACGGACGGCACGGAGGAGCACTGGCTGCGCGCGCCCCGGATCCCCGTGCGGCACACCCACGGCACGGGCTGCACGCTGGCGAGCGCCGCCGCGGCGTATCTGGCGCGGGGGCGGGCGGTGCCGGAGGCGGTGGCGGCGGCGAAGGAGTACGTCACGGGGGCGATCGCGGCGGGGTTCCCGCTGGGGGCGGGGACGGGTCCCGTGGACCACGGCTGGCGGCGGCGCGGGGCGTAG
- a CDS encoding DAK2 domain-containing protein, which produces MLDASSVRAWCALALEALGRGREEIDAVNVFPVADGDTGTNLYLTVESAAQAVDAVYGAFAAETAGSGGGGVEPAVADVLRAMAHGALIGARGNSGTILAELLRGLTGAVVAADAGSGTGSGPGSGALLAGALRRGADAARAAVEHPVEGTMLTVADAAAAAAEGSGAGDAARVARAAYDGAREALAATTGQLDVLRRAGVVDAGGLGLVAVLGTLADALSGAARPTELELEGPAGRGAGSRRTTARHEGGDAACPVPAGGGPGYEVIYLLEAADDAVARLRPRLDALGDSLVVVGGDGLWRVHVHVDDAGAAVEAGVEAGRPYRIRITHLPAGTAAPPRGGAGGGPGGRAVVAVVPGEGLAALCAEAGAGVVTVREGEPPASGELAEAMRRTGAREVVLLPNDAELRHTAAVAVEEARASGVRAALIPTRAAVQGLAALAVHDPGRRFDEDVVAMTAAAGATRHAELAVAEQEAWTTAGICRPGDVLGVMEGDVAVVGADLAGTAEAVLDRMLAGGGELVTLVLGPDLPRGFGARLEAHVRSGHLAVDTVVYEGGSQSAPLLIGVE; this is translated from the coding sequence GTGCTCGACGCCTCGTCCGTGCGGGCCTGGTGCGCCCTGGCCCTGGAGGCGCTGGGCCGGGGCCGGGAGGAGATCGACGCGGTCAACGTCTTCCCGGTCGCCGACGGCGACACCGGGACGAACCTGTACCTGACGGTGGAGTCGGCGGCGCAGGCGGTGGACGCGGTGTACGGGGCGTTCGCGGCGGAGACCGCGGGCAGCGGCGGCGGCGGCGTGGAGCCGGCGGTGGCGGACGTGCTGCGGGCGATGGCGCACGGGGCGCTGATCGGGGCGCGGGGCAACTCGGGGACGATCCTGGCGGAGCTGCTGCGAGGGCTGACGGGCGCGGTGGTGGCGGCGGACGCGGGCTCCGGTACCGGCTCCGGCCCGGGTTCCGGGGCGCTGCTGGCCGGCGCGCTGCGGCGGGGCGCGGACGCGGCCCGGGCGGCGGTGGAGCACCCGGTCGAGGGCACGATGCTGACGGTCGCCGACGCCGCCGCGGCCGCGGCCGAGGGGTCGGGCGCGGGCGACGCGGCGCGGGTGGCGAGGGCCGCGTACGACGGCGCGCGGGAGGCGCTGGCCGCGACGACCGGGCAGTTGGACGTGCTGCGCCGGGCGGGCGTCGTGGACGCCGGAGGGCTGGGCCTGGTGGCGGTGCTGGGCACGCTCGCCGACGCGCTGAGCGGTGCCGCGCGCCCCACGGAGCTGGAGCTCGAAGGGCCGGCGGGCCGCGGGGCGGGTTCCCGCAGGACCACCGCCCGCCACGAGGGCGGCGACGCCGCCTGTCCGGTGCCGGCCGGGGGCGGGCCCGGGTACGAGGTGATCTACCTGCTGGAGGCCGCCGACGACGCCGTCGCCCGGCTCAGGCCGCGGCTCGACGCGCTCGGCGACTCCCTCGTCGTCGTCGGCGGCGACGGGCTGTGGCGGGTGCACGTGCACGTCGACGACGCCGGTGCCGCCGTCGAGGCGGGCGTCGAGGCGGGCCGCCCGTACCGCATCCGGATCACCCACCTCCCGGCCGGCACCGCCGCGCCCCCGCGCGGCGGTGCCGGCGGCGGGCCCGGGGGCCGGGCCGTCGTCGCCGTCGTGCCGGGCGAGGGGCTGGCGGCGCTCTGCGCGGAGGCGGGCGCGGGCGTGGTGACCGTACGGGAGGGGGAGCCGCCCGCGAGCGGGGAACTGGCGGAGGCGATGCGGCGCACGGGCGCGCGGGAGGTCGTACTGCTGCCGAACGACGCGGAGTTGCGGCACACCGCGGCCGTGGCGGTGGAGGAGGCGCGCGCGTCCGGCGTGCGCGCGGCCCTCATCCCGACGCGCGCGGCGGTCCAGGGACTTGCTGCGCTCGCGGTGCACGACCCGGGGCGGCGGTTCGACGAGGACGTGGTCGCGATGACGGCCGCCGCGGGCGCCACGCGGCACGCGGAGCTGGCGGTCGCGGAGCAGGAGGCGTGGACGACGGCGGGTATCTGCCGCCCCGGCGACGTACTCGGGGTGATGGAGGGCGACGTGGCGGTGGTCGGCGCCGACCTCGCCGGGACCGCGGAGGCGGTGCTCGACCGGATGCTGGCGGGCGGCGGTGAGCTGGTCACGCTGGTGCTCGGCCCCGACCTGCCCCGGGGCTTCGGCGCCCGCCTGGAGGCGCACGTACGGAGTGGGCACCTGGCGGTGGACACGGTCGTGTACGAGGGCGGCAGCCAGTCGGCACCGCTGCTGATCGGGGTGGAGTAG
- a CDS encoding HSP90 family protein, giving the protein MTSENAAPASSHTFQVDLRGLVDLLSHHLYSSPRVYLRELLQNAVDAVTARRAADPGAPDRIRLYPRDGGGAGLRVEDSGVGLTEAEVHELLATIGRSSKRAGGLESVRAGFLGRFGIGLLACFLVAERIRVVSRSAREPGAPPVEWTAAGDGSYTVRTLPPAARPEPGTTVYLTPRPGCAEWFEPARVAGLARDFGSLLPYDVRVDETPVTELPAVWDRPYPSPAARRVALAAHCRDVFGFTPLDAVELDVPLAGVRGVAYVLPSAVSPAQRAGHRVHLKGMLLTARAEGLLPDWAFFVRCVVDTDSLRPTASREALYEDETLLAVREALGGAVRDWLTSLATGDPDRLTQFLSVHHLGVKSLARHDEEMLRTMLPWLPFETTDGQVSLAEFAQRHPVVHFTRSVEEFRQVAPIASAQGIGVVNGGYTYDAELVELLPRVRPGTAVAELDPDTVTAHLDGVDAAEELALSGFLGVARARLDPLACDVVLRAFHPLTVPALHLDDRAARHERARADEEEQADELWADILGSLRGGAPRARLVLNHRSPLVRRISTLGAPELVGSAVEALYGQALLMAQRPLRPADSALLNRAFAGLLEWATHPPGAADPAAGAPGTGEEDGR; this is encoded by the coding sequence ATGACATCTGAGAACGCTGCGCCCGCCTCGTCCCACACCTTCCAGGTCGACCTGCGCGGCCTGGTGGACCTGCTCTCCCACCACCTCTACTCCAGTCCGCGGGTCTATCTCCGCGAACTGCTGCAGAACGCCGTCGACGCGGTCACCGCCAGGCGCGCGGCCGACCCCGGCGCGCCGGACCGGATCCGGCTGTACCCGCGGGACGGCGGCGGCGCCGGGCTGCGCGTCGAGGACAGCGGGGTGGGGCTCACCGAGGCGGAGGTGCACGAGCTGCTCGCCACCATCGGCCGCAGCTCCAAGCGCGCCGGGGGCCTGGAGTCCGTGCGGGCCGGGTTCCTGGGCCGGTTCGGCATCGGGCTGCTGGCCTGCTTCCTGGTCGCGGAGCGGATCCGGGTGGTCAGCAGGTCGGCGCGGGAGCCCGGGGCGCCGCCGGTGGAGTGGACGGCCGCCGGCGACGGTTCGTACACGGTACGGACGCTCCCCCCGGCCGCCCGCCCCGAGCCCGGCACCACCGTGTACCTGACGCCGCGGCCCGGCTGCGCCGAGTGGTTCGAGCCGGCCCGCGTCGCCGGCCTGGCCCGCGACTTCGGCTCGCTCCTGCCGTACGACGTGCGTGTGGACGAGACGCCGGTCACCGAGCTGCCGGCGGTCTGGGACCGCCCGTACCCGAGCCCGGCCGCCCGGCGGGTGGCTCTCGCGGCCCACTGCCGGGACGTCTTCGGCTTCACCCCGCTCGACGCCGTCGAGCTGGACGTGCCGCTCGCGGGCGTACGCGGGGTCGCGTACGTGCTGCCGTCCGCCGTCAGCCCCGCCCAGCGCGCCGGGCACCGCGTGCATCTGAAGGGCATGCTGCTCACCGCGCGCGCCGAAGGGCTCCTGCCCGACTGGGCGTTCTTCGTCCGCTGCGTCGTCGACACCGACAGCCTGCGCCCGACCGCCTCACGGGAGGCGCTGTACGAGGACGAGACGCTCCTGGCCGTACGGGAGGCGCTCGGCGGGGCCGTACGCGACTGGCTGACCTCGCTGGCCACCGGCGACCCGGACCGGCTCACGCAGTTCCTCTCCGTGCACCACCTGGGCGTGAAGTCGCTGGCCCGGCACGACGAGGAGATGCTGCGCACGATGCTGCCGTGGCTGCCGTTCGAGACCACCGACGGGCAGGTGTCGCTGGCGGAGTTCGCGCAGCGCCACCCGGTGGTGCACTTCACCCGCAGCGTGGAGGAGTTCCGGCAGGTCGCGCCGATCGCCTCCGCGCAGGGCATCGGCGTCGTCAACGGCGGCTACACCTACGACGCGGAGCTGGTCGAGCTGCTGCCGCGGGTACGCCCCGGCACCGCGGTCGCCGAGCTGGACCCGGACACCGTCACCGCCCACCTGGACGGCGTCGACGCGGCCGAGGAGCTGGCCCTGTCCGGCTTCCTCGGCGTCGCCCGCGCCCGCCTCGACCCGCTCGCCTGCGACGTCGTGCTCCGCGCCTTCCACCCGCTGACCGTGCCCGCGCTCCACCTCGACGACCGCGCCGCCCGGCACGAACGGGCCCGCGCGGACGAGGAGGAGCAGGCCGACGAGTTGTGGGCGGACATCCTCGGCAGCCTGCGCGGCGGCGCCCCGCGCGCCCGGCTCGTCCTCAACCACCGCAGCCCGCTGGTGCGCAGGATCAGCACGCTGGGCGCTCCCGAGCTGGTCGGCAGCGCGGTCGAGGCGCTGTACGGGCAGGCGCTGCTGATGGCGCAGCGCCCGCTGCGGCCCGCCGACTCGGCGCTGCTGAACCGGGCGTTCGCCGGCCTGCTGGAGTGGGCGACGCACCCGCCGGGGGCCGCGGACCCCGCGGCCGGCGCCCCCGGCACCGGTGAGGAGGACGGCCGATGA
- the rpmB gene encoding 50S ribosomal protein L28, whose amino-acid sequence MAANCDVCGKGPGFGNNISHSHRRTRRRWNPNIQRVRAVVGGTPKRLNACTSCIKAGKVSR is encoded by the coding sequence GTGGCTGCCAACTGCGACGTCTGTGGCAAGGGGCCGGGCTTCGGCAACAACATCTCCCACTCGCACCGCCGCACCCGCCGCCGCTGGAACCCCAACATCCAGCGGGTGCGCGCCGTGGTCGGGGGGACGCCGAAGCGCCTCAACGCCTGCACCTCGTGCATCAAGGCGGGCAAGGTCTCGCGCTGA
- a CDS encoding DUF3515 domain-containing protein translates to MSTPSRPPRTPRRPGATHRGARSERPALHFRPTRPYRSALRLPAALLLLAAPLACSGGGGGTPQVAVPTPQGKAVDHCRALADRLPGTVDGQSRRETDPVSALTAGWGDPAVELRCGVPRPEVLTPGSEHYNPTADAVSVNGVDWLYEELDDGARFTTTQRRAFVEVTVPGAYAPEVNALTDLAEAVDKTVPGTL, encoded by the coding sequence ATGAGCACACCGTCCCGGCCGCCCCGCACGCCCCGGCGCCCCGGCGCCACGCACCGCGGCGCACGGAGCGAACGCCCCGCCCTGCACTTCCGCCCCACCCGGCCATACCGCTCCGCTCTCCGCCTGCCCGCCGCACTGCTGCTGCTCGCCGCCCCGCTCGCCTGTTCCGGTGGCGGCGGCGGCACGCCGCAGGTGGCCGTGCCGACCCCGCAGGGGAAGGCCGTGGACCACTGCCGCGCGCTCGCCGACCGGCTGCCCGGCACCGTCGACGGCCAGAGTCGCCGCGAGACCGATCCGGTCTCGGCGCTCACCGCCGGGTGGGGTGACCCGGCCGTCGAGCTGCGCTGCGGCGTGCCCAGGCCGGAGGTGCTCACGCCCGGGAGTGAACACTACAACCCCACCGCCGACGCGGTGAGCGTGAACGGCGTCGACTGGCTGTACGAGGAGCTGGACGACGGGGCCCGCTTCACCACCACGCAGCGCAGGGCCTTCGTGGAGGTCACCGTGCCCGGCGCGTACGCGCCCGAGGTGAACGCGCTGACGGACCTGGCGGAGGCGGTCGACAAGACCGTGCCCGGCACGCTCTGA
- a CDS encoding 1-acyl-sn-glycerol-3-phosphate acyltransferase, which yields MSRRRIGFWYRLVAAICKPPLRLLVKRDWRGAEHIPADGGFITAVNHNSYLDPFFYAHFQYNTGRVPRFLAKDGLFKKGVVGTVMRGTGQIPVYRESTDASKAFRAAVKAVEDGECVAFYPEGTLTRDPGLWPMKGKTGAARVALVTRAPVIPVAHWGANELLPPYGKPRPFPRKTFHLLAGEPVDLSEFYGKEPTPQVLAEVTEVIMDAVTRLLEELRGEQAPAERFDPKTVRAEQRRRSADRKENS from the coding sequence GTGTCACGGCGGAGGATCGGCTTCTGGTACCGGCTGGTCGCGGCCATCTGCAAGCCCCCGCTGCGGCTGCTCGTCAAGCGGGACTGGCGTGGCGCGGAGCACATACCGGCCGACGGCGGATTCATCACCGCCGTCAACCACAACTCGTATCTGGACCCGTTCTTCTATGCCCACTTCCAGTACAACACCGGCCGCGTGCCGCGGTTCCTGGCGAAGGACGGACTGTTCAAGAAGGGCGTCGTCGGCACCGTGATGCGCGGCACCGGGCAGATTCCCGTCTACCGCGAGTCGACCGACGCCTCCAAAGCATTCCGGGCCGCGGTCAAAGCCGTCGAGGACGGCGAGTGCGTCGCGTTCTACCCCGAGGGGACGCTCACCCGCGACCCCGGCCTGTGGCCGATGAAGGGCAAGACCGGCGCCGCCCGGGTCGCGCTCGTCACCAGGGCGCCCGTCATCCCCGTCGCCCACTGGGGCGCCAACGAGCTGCTGCCCCCGTACGGAAAGCCCCGGCCCTTCCCGCGCAAGACCTTCCACCTGCTCGCCGGGGAGCCGGTGGACCTGTCGGAGTTCTACGGCAAGGAGCCCACCCCGCAGGTGCTCGCGGAGGTCACCGAGGTCATCATGGACGCCGTCACCCGCCTGCTGGAGGAGCTGCGCGGCGAGCAGGCGCCCGCGGAGCGCTTCGATCCGAAGACCGTACGCGCCGAACAGCGCCGCCGCTCCGCGGACCGTAAGGAGAACTCGTGA
- a CDS encoding thiamine-phosphate kinase has product MRGHGQGQGTVGELGEFGLIRELTSRLTTTPAVRIGPGDDAAVISAPDRRVVASTDVLIEGRHFRRDWSTAYDVGRKSAAQNLADIAAMGAVPTALLLGLVVPADLLVTWPAELMDGLRDECQVAGAAVVGGDVVRGDAITLAITALGDMQGHEPVTRAGARPGDVVAVTGWLGWSAAGHAVLARGFRSPRAFVEAHRRPEPPYQAGPAAAALGATSMTDVSDGLLADLGHVAEAGKVRIDVRTAALDVPGQMADIGKAVGVDPLQWVLTGGEDHAIVATFPPQVKLPARWRVVGEVQAPSAAAQVTVDGEPWRGAAGWDHFGG; this is encoded by the coding sequence ATGAGGGGCCACGGGCAGGGCCAGGGCACCGTGGGGGAGCTGGGCGAGTTCGGGCTCATCCGGGAGCTGACCTCCCGGCTGACCACGACGCCCGCGGTACGGATCGGTCCGGGGGACGACGCCGCGGTCATCAGCGCCCCCGACCGCCGGGTCGTGGCCAGCACGGACGTGCTCATCGAGGGCCGGCACTTCCGCCGCGACTGGTCCACGGCCTACGACGTGGGCCGCAAGTCCGCCGCCCAGAACCTCGCCGACATCGCCGCCATGGGCGCCGTCCCCACCGCTCTGCTCCTCGGCCTCGTCGTCCCCGCCGACCTGCTCGTCACCTGGCCCGCGGAGCTGATGGACGGGCTGCGCGACGAGTGCCAGGTCGCCGGCGCCGCCGTCGTCGGCGGCGATGTCGTACGGGGCGACGCCATCACGCTCGCGATCACCGCGCTCGGCGACATGCAGGGCCACGAGCCGGTCACCCGCGCCGGCGCCCGCCCCGGGGACGTGGTGGCGGTGACCGGCTGGCTCGGCTGGTCCGCGGCCGGTCACGCCGTGCTGGCGCGCGGCTTCCGCTCGCCCCGCGCCTTCGTCGAGGCCCACCGCCGCCCCGAACCGCCCTACCAGGCGGGCCCCGCGGCGGCCGCGCTCGGCGCCACCTCGATGACGGACGTCAGCGACGGGCTGCTGGCCGACCTCGGCCACGTCGCGGAGGCGGGGAAGGTCCGTATCGACGTCCGCACCGCGGCCCTCGACGTGCCCGGACAGATGGCGGACATCGGCAAGGCGGTGGGCGTGGACCCGCTGCAGTGGGTGCTGACGGGCGGCGAGGACCACGCGATCGTGGCGACCTTCCCGCCGCAGGTGAAGCTGCCCGCGCGGTGGCGGGTCGTCGGCGAGGTGCAGGCGCCGTCGGCGGCGGCCCAGGTGACGGTGGACGGCGAGCCGTGGCGGGGCGCGGCCGGCTGGGACCACTTCGGTGGCTGA
- a CDS encoding NAD(P)H-dependent glycerol-3-phosphate dehydrogenase has protein sequence MTRCAVFGTGSWGTAFSMVLADAGCRVTMWGRRAALVDALNATRENPDYLPGVRLPDAVTATADPAEAARDAEFTVLAVPSQTLRGNLEHWAPLLDPGTVLVSLMKGVELGTAKRMSEVIEEVVAKQGAGAGPAGGPGGVRGRVAVLTGPNLAREIAARQPAAAVVACADEEVARRLQTACHTPYFRPYTNTDVVGCELGGAVKNVIGLAVGIADGMGLGDNAKASLMTRGLAETARLGTVLGADPRTFAGLAGMGDLVATCSSPLSRNHTFGTNLGRGMTLAETIAATRQTAEGVKSCESVLDLARRHAVDMPITETVVSIVHDGKPPLVALKELMSRSAKAEGH, from the coding sequence GTGACGCGCTGCGCCGTCTTCGGCACCGGATCGTGGGGCACGGCCTTCTCGATGGTGCTGGCCGACGCCGGCTGCCGGGTGACGATGTGGGGCCGCAGAGCCGCGCTCGTCGACGCCCTCAACGCCACCCGCGAGAACCCCGACTACCTCCCGGGCGTGCGTCTCCCCGACGCGGTCACCGCGACCGCCGACCCCGCCGAGGCCGCCCGGGACGCCGAGTTCACGGTGCTCGCCGTGCCGTCGCAGACCCTCCGGGGCAACCTGGAGCACTGGGCGCCGCTGCTCGACCCGGGCACCGTGCTCGTGAGCCTGATGAAGGGCGTCGAGCTGGGCACCGCCAAGCGCATGAGCGAGGTCATCGAGGAGGTCGTCGCCAAGCAGGGCGCCGGCGCGGGCCCCGCGGGCGGTCCCGGCGGCGTACGCGGCCGGGTCGCCGTGCTCACCGGGCCCAACCTCGCCCGCGAGATCGCCGCCCGGCAGCCCGCAGCCGCCGTCGTCGCCTGCGCCGACGAAGAGGTGGCCCGCCGGCTGCAGACCGCCTGCCACACCCCGTACTTCCGCCCGTACACCAACACCGACGTCGTCGGCTGCGAACTCGGCGGCGCCGTCAAGAACGTCATCGGGCTGGCCGTCGGCATCGCCGACGGCATGGGCCTCGGGGACAACGCCAAGGCGTCGCTCATGACCCGCGGCCTCGCCGAGACCGCCCGCCTGGGCACCGTGCTCGGCGCCGACCCGCGCACCTTCGCAGGCCTGGCCGGCATGGGCGACCTGGTCGCCACCTGTTCCTCGCCGCTCTCCCGCAACCACACCTTCGGCACCAACCTCGGCCGCGGCATGACGCTCGCCGAGACCATCGCCGCCACCAGGCAGACCGCCGAGGGCGTCAAGTCCTGTGAGTCGGTGCTCGATCTGGCCCGCAGACACGCCGTCGACATGCCCATCACGGAGACCGTGGTGAGCATCGTGCACGACGGGAAGCCGCCGCTCGTGGCGCTGAAGGAGCTGATGTCGCGCAGCGCCAAGGCGGAGGGACACTGA
- the cofC gene encoding 2-phospho-L-lactate guanylyltransferase, translated as MTKRTAPAQTELPGRPDRPLWHVVVPLKPLALAKSRLGPAAGEPGRGRLALAFALDTVGAALGCPAVASVTVVTDDAEAAGQLTAAGARVVPDAPRAGLNAALAHGEQRVRAAAPGAAVAALNADLPALRPAELARVLAAAGGGRAFLADAPGVGTTLLAADAGAALAPGFGVASRARHLASGAREIGLRGVDSVRQDVDTGADLRAAMALGVGRHTAAALDRLAACGREVRDGEGAREGDGVRGRDGAPAGCPGHAPGTRAASDGVCG; from the coding sequence ATGACGAAACGCACGGCACCAGCGCAGACGGAACTCCCCGGCCGACCGGACCGGCCGCTGTGGCATGTCGTCGTACCGCTGAAGCCGCTCGCGCTGGCAAAGTCCCGGCTGGGCCCGGCGGCGGGCGAGCCGGGACGGGGCCGGCTGGCGCTGGCGTTCGCGCTCGACACGGTCGGCGCGGCGCTCGGCTGCCCGGCGGTGGCCTCCGTCACGGTCGTCACCGACGACGCCGAGGCGGCGGGGCAACTGACGGCGGCGGGGGCGCGGGTCGTACCTGACGCACCGCGGGCGGGGCTGAACGCCGCGCTCGCGCACGGGGAGCAGCGGGTACGGGCGGCGGCGCCCGGCGCGGCCGTCGCGGCGCTCAACGCGGATCTGCCGGCGCTGCGCCCCGCGGAGCTGGCCAGGGTGCTCGCGGCGGCGGGCGGCGGCCGGGCGTTCCTGGCCGACGCCCCGGGGGTGGGCACGACGCTGCTGGCGGCGGACGCGGGAGCGGCGCTGGCGCCGGGCTTCGGGGTCGCGTCGCGGGCGCGGCACCTGGCGTCGGGGGCGCGGGAGATCGGGCTGCGCGGGGTGGACTCCGTGCGGCAGGACGTCGATACGGGCGCCGACCTGCGGGCCGCAATGGCGCTGGGGGTGGGGCGGCACACGGCGGCGGCGCTGGACCGCCTGGCGGCGTGCGGCCGCGAGGTCCGCGACGGGGAGGGGGCCCGCGAGGGGGACGGGGTCCGGGGCCGGGACGGGGCCCCTGCCGGGTGCCCCGGGCACGCCCCGGGTACGCGGGCTGCGTCCGACGGCGTGTGCGGCTGA
- a CDS encoding Lrp/AsnC family transcriptional regulator: MVQAYILIQTEVGKASAVAEVIAKIPGVIQAEDVTGPYDVIVRAQADTVDELGRLVVARVQQVSGITRTLTCPVVHL, encoded by the coding sequence GTGGTACAGGCTTACATCCTGATCCAGACCGAGGTCGGCAAGGCGTCGGCCGTCGCCGAAGTCATCGCCAAGATCCCCGGAGTGATCCAGGCCGAGGACGTGACCGGTCCCTACGACGTGATCGTGCGCGCGCAGGCGGACACCGTCGACGAACTGGGCCGGCTCGTGGTCGCCAGAGTCCAGCAGGTGTCGGGGATCACCCGGACCTTGACCTGCCCGGTCGTCCATCTCTAG